TGGATGTAATGCTGCTAGGATTGCCCACTGGAAGCATTTGTCATCATCATTAGCTGGATTTACTACTCCCTTTTTCGTGGCAAGATCTTTTGGGAGTGGTATATGTCCTGCTCCTGTGGGTGGTTGGAATTGCgagatttctataaatattttttctacacGATAGAATTCCCAACCTGATCCGTAATTTACATAGTCTTCTACTTTCTGCATGATTCTTGCTAATGCAAAGTTAAATGTACCATTAATATCTGTTGATGGTAGGATTGGCATATTGTGAGTTTTAAATGGTATGTTGTATCTGTAGATATACTCTACTCCATCATCTTCACTAAAGTTACCATCTCCGAATAATCCCTTGAAGGTAAGAATCTAAACGTCTTATTGTGGCAAATATTCCAATTCTTACTTTTATTGATCCCAATCGATTTCTTTCATCCCGAAGAATATTCTGGATTGTTTGACTGTGTGCTGTAAGAAATGAAGCATAGTCATGCTCTCCAGGTGTTCCTATAGCAATATCAGCCATAAAGTTTGAGTCTGTTAACTCCTTTCCTATACGTACCTGATCACGACGTTCGAGACCTGCACTAATGTGGTGGGTGGGTCAATTTGCATCATGCGGATTATCTCTTCATTGGTTACCGCCGCTTGTGCTTCACGGATTTGGCAGATCTCATCCTCATATTCCTGCAATTTTGCATTTGAGCGGGGATATGGGATGGACTTGACAGGTACCTGCTTGAATTCAGCTAGAACTGATCGGGTGACTTGTCGTGTTGGGCACTTCTTGCTTGATGTGTTGACATCTTGTAAACTTTTTATACTcctcttttattcaattacattttttctgaaaataaaattaattgttcgCCTACCCTATGAGGGTAAAAAAGAGAGCAGATTGTTAGTACTGTCTTCCTAAACTATTCCTCACCATCTGAGTCATCGTCATCCGAGTCACCGAACACATCCTCGTCCCGATGTATTCTCTATTCTTAAGTAACTTATAGTTGTAAGTTACAACGGCGAATAGCTTCTTTTACTATAATATGCTCTACTGCGGCATTTGTTCTCTCTTTACAAGCCTTTTGATATGCCTCCCATTCAAGTTCAGCGGAGGATACCCTCCTCCTCCAATGATTGGCCAAGAGCATCATTTGCTTTTTCCTTCTTTCTACTGCCCTGTCGTATGCCTCCTCGGCTTTTTTACGCGTCGAGTACTCGTTCAGCTTCAACTCTCCAGATTGGGCTGACTTCTAGAAGATGCGTCCCAAAATTTCTATTTGGAATGTATTCCAGATACGCGCCTACAAGTTCAGGAATTGCCGATACTGCGGTATATACCATGTTATGTACTATTTATCTGTATAGTTACTTGGTACCTaccttttattcaattacattttttctcgGTATAAGGGAAATTGCTTGCCTTGCTATTCCGCTCTATTGACCCCATGGCTGGTTTCCTGGATGGGTTAATCTTTCCTTACCTTTTTTGGCTCCGTTGGCTTTGAAATCCTATTTCTTGTTCAGTTAATTTTTTCAGATTGTGTGGTGGTAATAGAATTGTATGGTGGTAATAAAACTATATGATGGTAACTAGATTATATGAAAAGTGGTAGGTGGATTATATGGtggtaattaaaattatatgatggtggtAACTAGATTATATGAAAGTGGtagttaaattatagtaaaagtGGTAGGTGGATTATATGATGGTAATTAAGTTATATGATGGTggtaattagattatataaagtggtagtattttagattatatggTGGCGCTGAGCCAGAATTGGGGTTTTCATACTACTGATAAtctcttatttataaaattaattattttgaattatactACTGGAATAATACtctttttgtataattcaaAAACTACAAGACAATTCTTAACTGCTAACTATTTACTTAATTCCAATTAAGTAAAATTCtaatactatttataataaatattaaaaatgaaaataattaataaaataaatataataaataaatcaaataaaataattataataaataaataaaataaattgaataaattgaataaatcaaataatttgaataaattaaataaatttagttaaataaatcaaaaaaattgaaaaaattgaaaaaaattgaaaaaattaaggaatttacaaaataatctatataaaattactatagtacttctatattattattatacccttttatttttaaatgtattagtacaacattcattattattacagCAATAAGTattctaaatatattaaaaataaaatcaatatattaataatataaataatttcaaaattatattaattatattaattgtaaaaatattatattatattacctTTTCACAATAGCCACCATTATCACAACAGGTTGTATCCTAATAaatgttacaaaaattaataaaattgatatttattataatataaataataaaaataaaatatttaattacagCAGGTATACATCCATCTTGACAACAAACAGGATAAtcctaaatataatatatagtaattaatatatcagAACTCAGAAgggttaaataatattaattgtattaataataagttaaCAATATCAGttgtattatatttactttatcaCAATAACCACCATTGGCATCATTACAGCAGGTTGCATtctaaatgtataaaaattagcaaaattaatatttattatattgtaaataataaaaatgaaatattttaattacagtAGGTATACAATCACTTTGACAACAAACAGGATAAtcctaaatataatatatagtaattaatatGTATGCCAgcgaaattatatattaagcTTGTCATAATTACCCCTTCACAAGTATGGCCATCATCACAACAGGTTACTCCCTGGATGTACAAGAAAAATTGCtagtaaaattgatattttgaCTTAAATCATAGATAAGAAAATGAAGCATATACCTTAGGGCAGATCTAAATGGGCAAAAATTCACTGTTAGTAATATCACATTATTGATGACGGATTAGAAAAATTAAgctattattacattaataagTGGGACCACAGTAGATTTTGGCTTTATTGCTGCTGTTCTCAGAAATGTTTCTTGTCTCAAGGCCATAATCTTTTGGGAAATAACCGGGTTAAAAGTAATTAACAGAAATACCAAAGGACCAAAGAGTTTCatgatttattgaattaagaacaaaaatttaagcaaatattaaatattatgcgTTCTAtctttaggaaaaaaaaactctcttgtatatttaaaaactaatttgCGAccttgaaagaaaaaaaaatcgataaacgtaaaaaaaatgggatcataagaatttattttagtatttatcGAATATCGTtactatttattctatttatttttttttttattttgtgaacACGCCTAAATGCggtttcaaattaaatttgaaaaagtaaaattttcttgCTATAAGAGggatatactgtatatcatttatatcatttacacataattattgtattaagGGAAAATTTTTGTGTTGATCGAgcaaaattatgtaaaaatcacattttaatttctaaatcaAATACTTACCCTATAAAATTTacccgttatttctgtaaaaactccgtaaaaatgagcctttcacggatctattcacggaaaatgtaataatttgggaatataaaaaacggatcgactttttttacagggttaTAGTATCGTTcgcaattattaattataacatttattctttatctacagtatttatataaatacaacatATTCAAGTAAAAATTTTGCCAATACCTTTAGGATAATACTAggctaataattaataaatttttttggattaaaTTTTATCGACGGAGCCACAACTCAAATACTAAAATAGGAAATTGGTcttggtataaaaaattaattatacaaataacgATCTCCAACGATCGCATAATAATcctgaaaattcaaaatttcgaCACTTATTATCCTGACTATGCTTGATCGCCCATATTAATTGTAACAATTGTAACAATGCACTTACCTATTTTTaagtaacaaataaatatttttatcaatatgtaaagattttaaaatactttgcaaaattaattttaaaggaaatataattttacgcAGGGGGCGCAAACGCACCCcctttttggaaattattatatagtaaatttgcCGATCAAttatgatcacgtgatatcacaaatttcgttttttttttgaataaagtaCGTTATGCGTATTTTTGCCTGTTCTACAACTTTACTTATAAGTCTAAAAAGGgtttataatactaattttgaTGGGAGGTGCGTTACTAGTTACTACGCACCTgcgtataaaattttaactaaacccaattttaaaaattaatatatttaataatacttcacaaaatt
The window above is part of the Rhizophagus irregularis chromosome 23, complete sequence genome. Proteins encoded here:
- a CDS encoding uncharacterized protein (SECRETED:cutsite_VIS-QK; SECRETED:prob_0.8426); SECRETED:SignalP(1-19), with the protein product MKLFGPLVFLLITFNPVISQKIMALRQETFLRTAAIKPKSTVVPLINICPKGVTCCDDGHTCEGDYPVCCQSDCIPTNATCCNDANGGYCDKDYPVCCQDGCIPADTTCCDNGGYCEKNTYCCNNNECCTNTFKNKRV